From the Kitasatospora viridis genome, one window contains:
- the panB gene encoding 3-methyl-2-oxobutanoate hydroxymethyltransferase, with protein MNASQFSPAQTPEPAAPASPDKTATGGGGHSLYGGVVNRRVTVRDLAAAKQRGERWAMLTAYDSLTAGVFDEAGIPVLLVGDSAGNCALGYESTVPVTMDEMTILSAAVVRGTKRAMVVGDLPFGSYQESPAQALRNAARLMKEAGVGAVKLEGGERSARTIELLVESGVPVMAHVGLTPQSVHALGGYPVQGRGEEAAHRLQRDAKAVQEAGAFAVVLEAVPAELAAQVTAELAIPTVGIGAGVGCDAQVLVWTDMAGMNPGHTPKFVKQYADLRGVLGAAARQYADEVRGGTFPDQAHSFK; from the coding sequence ATGAACGCTTCTCAGTTCTCGCCTGCCCAGACGCCGGAGCCGGCCGCCCCGGCCTCGCCGGACAAGACCGCGACCGGCGGTGGCGGGCACTCCCTCTACGGCGGCGTCGTCAACCGCCGGGTCACCGTCCGCGACCTGGCCGCCGCCAAGCAGCGCGGCGAGCGCTGGGCGATGCTCACCGCCTACGACTCGCTCACCGCCGGCGTCTTCGACGAGGCCGGCATCCCGGTGCTGCTGGTCGGCGACTCGGCCGGGAACTGCGCGCTCGGCTACGAGAGCACCGTGCCGGTGACCATGGACGAGATGACCATCCTCTCGGCCGCCGTGGTCCGCGGCACCAAGCGCGCCATGGTGGTCGGCGACCTCCCGTTCGGCTCCTACCAGGAGTCGCCGGCGCAGGCCCTGCGCAACGCCGCCCGGCTGATGAAGGAGGCGGGGGTCGGCGCGGTCAAGCTGGAGGGCGGCGAGCGCAGCGCCCGCACCATCGAGCTGCTGGTCGAGTCCGGCGTGCCGGTGATGGCGCACGTCGGCCTGACCCCGCAGTCGGTGCACGCGCTCGGCGGCTACCCGGTGCAGGGGCGCGGCGAGGAGGCGGCGCACCGGCTGCAGCGGGACGCCAAGGCGGTGCAGGAGGCCGGCGCGTTCGCGGTGGTGCTGGAGGCGGTGCCGGCCGAGCTGGCCGCGCAGGTGACCGCCGAGCTGGCCATCCCGACCGTGGGCATCGGCGCCGGGGTCGGCTGCGACGCCCAGGTGCTGGTCTGGACCGACATGGCCGGGATGAACCCGGGCCACACGCCCAAGTTCGTCAAGCAGTACGCCGACCTGCGCGGCGTGCTCGGCGCGGCCGCCCGGCAGTACGCCGACGAGGTGCGCGGCGGCACCTTCCCGGACCAGGCCCACTCGTTCAAGTGA
- a CDS encoding ATP-binding cassette domain-containing protein: MTTQTAPAPNDQGQQTAAPGSNAVEARGIVKHFGDTKALDGVDLTVRQGTVLGVLGPNGAGKTTLIRVLSTLIRPDAGTAVVGGFDVLRQPRQLRRTIGLTGQYASVDELLSGSENLYLIGRLLDLSRRDAKARAAELLERFSLTEAAGRPAKTYSGGMRRRLDLAASMIGRPRVLYLDEPTTGLDPRTRNEVWDEVRRMVAEGSTVLLTTQYMEEAEQLATDLTVVDRGRVIANGTVDGLKRQVGGQTLRVRPSRPAELPEMARTLAERGLAALVDEQEGLLNVPVTGEQQLTEAIGLLGGRGFGIAAVDTVVPSLDEVFLAITGQPTAAQQTEATEETVR; encoded by the coding sequence ATGACCACACAGACCGCCCCGGCCCCGAACGACCAGGGGCAGCAGACCGCGGCGCCGGGCAGCAACGCCGTCGAGGCCCGCGGCATCGTCAAGCACTTCGGCGACACCAAGGCGCTCGACGGCGTGGACCTGACGGTCCGCCAGGGCACCGTGCTCGGTGTGCTCGGCCCGAACGGCGCGGGCAAGACCACGCTGATCCGGGTGCTCTCCACGCTGATCCGCCCGGACGCCGGCACCGCCGTGGTCGGCGGCTTCGACGTGCTGCGCCAGCCCCGCCAGCTGCGCCGCACCATCGGCCTGACCGGCCAGTACGCCTCGGTCGACGAACTGCTCTCCGGCTCGGAGAACCTCTACCTGATCGGCCGCCTGCTCGACCTCTCCCGCCGCGACGCCAAGGCCCGGGCCGCCGAGCTGCTGGAGCGCTTCTCGCTCACCGAGGCCGCCGGCCGCCCGGCCAAGACCTACTCCGGCGGCATGCGCCGCCGCCTCGACCTGGCGGCCAGCATGATCGGCCGCCCCCGGGTGCTCTACCTGGACGAGCCCACCACCGGCCTGGACCCGCGCACCCGCAACGAGGTGTGGGACGAGGTGCGCCGGATGGTCGCCGAGGGCAGCACGGTGCTGCTCACCACCCAGTACATGGAGGAGGCCGAGCAGTTGGCCACCGACCTGACCGTGGTGGACCGCGGCCGGGTGATCGCCAACGGCACGGTGGACGGGCTGAAGCGCCAGGTCGGCGGCCAGACCCTGCGGGTCCGCCCGAGCCGCCCGGCCGAGCTGCCCGAGATGGCCCGCACCCTCGCCGAGCGCGGCCTGGCCGCACTGGTGGACGAGCAGGAGGGGCTGCTCAACGTGCCGGTGACCGGCGAGCAGCAGCTGACCGAGGCGATCGGGCTGCTCGGTGGCCGGGGCTTCGGCATAGCCGCCGTGGACACCGTGGTGCCCAGCCTGGACGAGGTCTTCCTCGCCATCACCGGTCAGCCGACCGCCGCCCAGCAGACCGAAGCCACCGAGGAGACCGTCCGATGA
- a CDS encoding ABC transporter permease: protein MTTAVLTAPAPAGPAEGRIPLTSHLRHIGALTRRNLMRIKADPESMFDALLAPIIFTLLFVYVFGGAISGSQADYRQALIPGLLGTTGLNLAMAVGTGLCTDLQTGVMDRFRTLPIGRASVLIGKMLAEACRSLVAHAVLIVVGLVLGMTLPTGILGVLGAVGLSLTFGMSLVWVSMLLGLTLRSAQAVQGVGMLVIMPLQFGSSIFAPTATMPGWLRAFADNNPLSSLADACRHLINGGPVAHSATHVLLWSVGITAVTAPLAVRRFIKKT, encoded by the coding sequence ATGACCACCGCCGTGCTGACCGCCCCCGCCCCGGCCGGCCCGGCCGAGGGCCGGATACCGCTCACCTCCCACCTGCGCCACATCGGCGCGCTGACCCGCCGCAACCTGATGCGGATCAAGGCCGACCCGGAGTCGATGTTCGACGCCCTGCTCGCGCCGATCATCTTCACCCTGCTCTTCGTCTACGTCTTCGGCGGCGCGATCTCCGGCTCGCAGGCCGACTACCGGCAGGCGCTGATCCCGGGTCTGCTCGGCACCACCGGGCTGAACCTGGCGATGGCCGTCGGCACCGGCCTGTGCACCGACCTGCAGACCGGGGTGATGGACCGGTTCCGCACCCTGCCGATCGGCCGGGCCTCCGTGCTGATCGGCAAGATGCTGGCCGAGGCCTGCCGCAGCCTGGTCGCGCACGCGGTGCTGATCGTGGTCGGGCTGGTGCTCGGGATGACCCTGCCCACCGGGATCCTCGGCGTGCTGGGCGCGGTCGGCCTGTCGCTGACCTTCGGCATGTCGCTGGTCTGGGTCTCGATGCTGCTCGGCCTGACCCTGCGCAGCGCCCAGGCGGTGCAGGGGGTCGGCATGCTGGTGATCATGCCGCTGCAGTTCGGCAGCTCGATCTTCGCGCCGACCGCCACCATGCCGGGCTGGCTGCGGGCCTTCGCCGACAACAACCCGCTCTCCAGCCTGGCGGACGCCTGCCGCCACCTGATCAACGGCGGCCCGGTGGCCCACTCGGCGACCCACGTGCTGCTCTGGTCGGTCGGGATCACCGCCGTCACCGCGCCGCTCGCGGTGCGCCGGTTCATCAAGAAGACCTGA
- a CDS encoding endonuclease/exonuclease/phosphatase family protein, whose product MTQADQAPRPTEGDPDGDPTAPGASAADRPRWWRRVRRSWGRDARGSNCWRRGLVTAALALLVAVALIWHRTLPDSFGNFGSLLETFLPWVGLAVPVLLVPALLRRSATALIALLLPCTLWFLLFGGLLTDKGSGKGDFTVVTHNVDADNHDPAGTVKLLNSSGARIIALEELTSAALPVYTEGLAAKYPYHVVEGTVGLWSAYPVSDTRVVDIKIGWTRAFRTQVSTPQGPLAVYVAHLPSVRVKFDGGFTSGRRNVSAQALGDAIQAEPLPKVLLLGDLNGTMNDRSLAPVTSQLRSAQGSAGSGFGFSWPSQFPMARIDQIMSRGMKPTESWVLPADGSDHRAIGADYRYNR is encoded by the coding sequence ATGACCCAGGCCGACCAGGCACCGCGGCCGACCGAGGGCGACCCGGACGGCGACCCGACCGCCCCCGGCGCCTCGGCGGCCGACCGGCCGCGCTGGTGGCGCCGGGTGCGGCGGAGCTGGGGCCGGGACGCCCGGGGGAGCAACTGCTGGCGCCGCGGCCTGGTGACCGCCGCGCTGGCCCTGCTGGTCGCCGTCGCACTCATCTGGCACCGCACCCTGCCGGACAGCTTCGGCAACTTCGGCAGCCTGCTGGAGACCTTCCTGCCCTGGGTCGGCCTGGCCGTCCCGGTGCTGCTGGTGCCGGCCCTGCTGCGCCGCTCCGCCACCGCGCTGATCGCGCTGCTGCTGCCCTGCACCCTGTGGTTCCTGCTCTTCGGCGGCCTGCTCACCGACAAGGGCAGCGGCAAGGGCGACTTCACCGTGGTCACCCACAACGTGGACGCCGACAACCACGACCCGGCCGGCACCGTGAAACTGCTCAACTCCTCCGGCGCCCGGATCATCGCGCTGGAGGAGCTGACCTCCGCCGCACTGCCCGTCTACACCGAGGGGCTGGCCGCCAAGTACCCGTACCACGTGGTCGAGGGCACCGTCGGGCTCTGGTCCGCCTACCCCGTGAGCGACACCCGGGTGGTGGACATCAAGATCGGCTGGACCCGGGCCTTCCGCACCCAGGTGAGCACCCCGCAGGGCCCGCTGGCCGTCTACGTGGCGCACCTGCCCTCCGTGCGGGTGAAGTTCGACGGCGGCTTCACCTCGGGCCGACGCAACGTCAGCGCCCAGGCGCTGGGCGACGCGATCCAGGCCGAGCCGCTGCCGAAGGTGCTGCTGCTCGGCGACCTGAACGGCACCATGAACGACCGCAGCCTGGCGCCCGTCACCTCGCAGCTGCGCTCCGCCCAGGGCTCGGCCGGCTCCGGCTTCGGGTTCAGCTGGCCGTCCCAGTTCCCGATGGCCCGGATCGACCAGATCATGAGCCGGGGCATGAAGCCCACCGAGTCCTGGGTGCTGCCCGCCGACGGCAGCGACCACCGGGCGATCGGCGCCGACTACCGCTACAACCGCTGA
- a CDS encoding TetR/AcrR family transcriptional regulator has protein sequence MGTDRQATPSTDQLTVDPPCTAPRRGRPRSEAAELAIQHAVERLMAEGGTLGDLTIEGVAQAAGVGKATIYRRWPNKDAMLADMIDRLDEPAEPLPGTSVRDDLVAVLDYMRRRGLAKRSRWVLKMALEQMHTTPALKEAYFTRVIGRRRQQLLDLVRRGIANGELRADIDPALLAEMLSGAMLSRAVLYDDRPLDDPELAATIVDSLLEGLGGPVPSATR, from the coding sequence ATGGGAACGGATCGCCAGGCCACGCCGTCCACCGACCAGCTGACCGTGGACCCGCCGTGCACCGCGCCCCGGCGCGGGCGGCCCCGCTCGGAGGCGGCGGAGCTGGCGATCCAGCACGCCGTGGAGCGGCTGATGGCCGAGGGCGGCACCCTGGGCGACCTCACCATCGAGGGGGTCGCCCAGGCGGCCGGCGTCGGCAAGGCCACCATCTACCGGCGCTGGCCCAACAAGGACGCCATGCTCGCCGACATGATCGACCGGCTGGACGAGCCCGCCGAGCCGCTGCCCGGCACCAGCGTCCGGGACGACCTGGTGGCCGTCCTCGACTACATGCGCCGGCGCGGCCTGGCCAAGCGCTCCCGCTGGGTGCTGAAGATGGCGCTGGAGCAGATGCACACCACGCCCGCGCTGAAGGAGGCCTACTTCACCCGGGTGATCGGCCGGCGCCGCCAGCAGCTGCTCGACCTGGTCCGGCGCGGCATCGCCAACGGCGAGCTGCGGGCCGACATCGACCCGGCGCTGCTGGCCGAGATGCTGTCCGGCGCCATGCTGTCGCGCGCCGTGCTCTACGACGACCGGCCGCTGGACGACCCCGAGCTGGCCGCCACCATCGTGGACAGCCTGCTGGAGGGGTTGGGCGGCCCGGTGCCGAGCGCCACGCGCTGA
- a CDS encoding AfsR/SARP family transcriptional regulator has translation MHYGILGTTTARQDDGTPIALGGARLRALLTALVLRQGRPVPAEVLVAEVWTDEPPQDTAAALQTLVGRLRRTIGRSEVGSGPGGYWLTGGDSDLTRFQELTARGTAALAAGSPAEAAGLLREALGLWRGPALADLPDRAGSAVRLEAQRAEARRARIAAELALGRGAELLAELAGLCADHPLDEPLQVLGIRALRQAGRTAQALERYERVRRDLAEQLGADPGAELRALHQELLRPAEAPPTAAAPAAPALTAPAPAAPTSASPAPVVAPQAGNLKGRLTSFVGREQDLAAVAGLLGTTRLVTLTGPGGSGKTRLSVEAGRQAQAGGDWPDGVWQIELAPLDDGAAVPGAVLSALGLRTVLHHSVGEVPADPVRRIVEHCARARMLLLFDNCEHLIQDAAELVDQLLAECPQLTVLATSREPLGVPGEVLQPVEPLPDPTALRLLADRGAAARPGFAVEQDPAACAEICQRLDGLPLAIELAAARLRSLTPRQLADRLDGRFALLTGGSRVLLPRQQTLRAVVDWSWELLDDRERAVLRRLSVFAGGWTLEAAEQVCADGSLVRAGQVAELLASLVDKSLVVAGLNQPEQPRYWMLETIHEYAVERLAEVGEPDAADRHLVAYRELVRLAEPQLHGSGQIRMLGVLDREQENIRTALRHALAVRAEQDALTLVLGMTWYWVMRDFRTEARTWVDQVCALGSDPYVPGSPAAVPLDDGPLAHPLPWPEPVVQEARRQVWIYQLVSRFEGAMDVIGDTELVERAPRILEAYTPDLPQAHTFPTLLRLFACFLAQRAEQMAAMIDEAVEGCRRLGRESELAWALQLRAKMSNDQVDGLEQARRDGDEAMEIYSRLGDSWGMVEALAAQAETSGFAGDSLVAVARYRRAIELALELGAPQEVPMLQVRLGEALLEHDEAAGERQIREGLAGAIRRGQQADGAQLFGHLMLGGLYAHRGEYRAALAELDAMRGSQVDLARMVPALVNGLVSCAEATVRVRCGELEEAVGLLRHGLSLLREVPESASAFAQQITVQLLPMAASVLSALAEWADDREPARRAALLLGAHGGRMGLQSLYLEKLERERRDAVLNELLGVDEYARLRAQGRELSWEQTAALLVDF, from the coding sequence GTGCACTACGGCATCCTCGGAACGACCACGGCCCGGCAGGACGACGGCACGCCCATCGCGCTGGGCGGCGCCCGGCTGCGCGCGTTGCTCACCGCGCTGGTGCTGCGCCAGGGGCGCCCGGTGCCCGCCGAGGTGCTGGTCGCCGAGGTCTGGACCGACGAGCCGCCGCAGGACACGGCGGCCGCGCTGCAGACCCTGGTCGGCCGGCTGCGCCGCACCATCGGCCGGTCCGAGGTCGGCTCCGGCCCCGGCGGCTACTGGCTGACCGGTGGGGACAGCGACCTGACCCGCTTTCAGGAACTGACGGCCCGTGGCACCGCCGCGCTCGCCGCCGGCTCCCCGGCCGAGGCCGCCGGGCTGCTGCGCGAGGCGCTCGGGCTCTGGCGCGGCCCGGCGCTGGCCGACCTGCCCGACCGGGCCGGCAGCGCGGTGCGGCTGGAGGCGCAGCGGGCCGAGGCCCGGCGGGCCCGGATCGCGGCCGAGCTGGCGCTCGGGCGCGGCGCCGAACTGCTCGCCGAGCTGGCCGGGCTCTGCGCCGACCACCCGCTGGACGAGCCGCTCCAGGTGCTCGGCATCCGGGCGCTGCGGCAGGCCGGGCGCACCGCGCAGGCGCTGGAGCGGTACGAGCGGGTGCGGCGCGACCTGGCCGAGCAGCTGGGCGCCGACCCGGGCGCCGAACTGCGCGCGCTGCACCAGGAGCTGCTGCGCCCGGCCGAGGCCCCGCCCACCGCTGCGGCCCCCGCCGCTCCAGCCCTCACCGCTCCGGCCCCCGCCGCCCCGACGTCCGCCTCCCCGGCGCCCGTCGTGGCGCCGCAGGCCGGCAACCTGAAGGGCCGGCTGACCAGCTTCGTCGGCCGCGAGCAGGACCTGGCCGCGGTGGCCGGCCTGCTCGGCACCACCCGGCTGGTCACCCTGACCGGCCCCGGCGGCTCCGGCAAGACCCGGCTCTCGGTCGAGGCCGGCCGGCAGGCCCAGGCGGGCGGCGACTGGCCGGACGGCGTCTGGCAGATCGAACTGGCCCCGCTGGACGACGGCGCGGCGGTGCCCGGCGCGGTGCTCTCCGCGCTCGGCCTGCGCACCGTGCTGCACCACAGCGTCGGCGAGGTCCCGGCCGACCCGGTGCGCCGGATCGTCGAGCACTGCGCCCGGGCCCGGATGCTGCTGCTCTTCGACAACTGCGAGCACCTGATCCAGGACGCCGCCGAACTGGTCGACCAACTGCTCGCCGAGTGCCCGCAGCTGACCGTGCTGGCCACCAGCCGGGAGCCGCTGGGCGTGCCGGGGGAGGTGCTGCAGCCGGTCGAGCCGCTGCCCGACCCGACCGCGCTGCGGCTGCTGGCCGACCGCGGCGCCGCCGCCCGCCCCGGCTTCGCGGTCGAGCAGGACCCGGCGGCCTGCGCCGAGATCTGCCAACGACTGGACGGCCTGCCGCTCGCCATCGAGCTGGCCGCCGCCCGGCTGCGCTCGCTGACGCCCCGTCAACTGGCCGACCGGCTGGACGGCCGGTTCGCCCTGCTGACCGGCGGCAGCCGGGTGCTGCTGCCCCGTCAGCAGACCCTGCGCGCGGTGGTGGACTGGAGCTGGGAGCTGCTGGACGACCGGGAGCGGGCGGTGCTGCGCCGGCTCTCCGTCTTCGCCGGCGGCTGGACCCTGGAGGCCGCCGAGCAGGTCTGCGCCGACGGCAGCCTGGTGCGGGCCGGCCAGGTGGCCGAACTGCTCGCCTCGCTGGTCGACAAGTCGCTGGTGGTGGCCGGGCTCAACCAGCCCGAGCAGCCGCGCTACTGGATGCTGGAGACGATCCACGAGTACGCCGTCGAGCGGCTCGCCGAGGTGGGCGAGCCCGACGCCGCCGACCGCCACCTGGTCGCCTACCGGGAGCTGGTCCGGCTCGCCGAGCCGCAGCTGCACGGGTCCGGGCAGATCCGGATGCTCGGCGTGCTCGACCGCGAGCAGGAGAACATCCGCACCGCGCTGCGGCACGCGCTGGCGGTGCGGGCCGAGCAGGACGCGCTGACGCTGGTGCTCGGCATGACCTGGTACTGGGTGATGCGCGACTTCCGGACCGAGGCCCGCACCTGGGTGGACCAGGTCTGCGCGCTCGGCAGCGACCCGTACGTGCCCGGCTCCCCGGCCGCCGTCCCGCTGGACGACGGCCCGCTGGCCCACCCGCTGCCCTGGCCGGAGCCGGTGGTGCAGGAGGCCCGCCGGCAGGTCTGGATCTACCAGTTGGTCTCCCGCTTCGAGGGCGCCATGGACGTGATCGGCGACACCGAGCTGGTCGAGCGGGCGCCGCGGATCCTGGAGGCCTACACCCCCGACCTGCCACAGGCGCACACCTTCCCCACCCTGCTGCGGCTCTTCGCCTGCTTCCTGGCCCAGCGGGCCGAGCAGATGGCCGCCATGATCGACGAGGCGGTGGAGGGCTGCCGCCGGCTCGGCCGGGAGAGCGAGCTGGCCTGGGCCCTGCAACTGCGCGCCAAGATGTCCAACGACCAGGTGGACGGCCTGGAGCAGGCCCGCCGGGACGGCGACGAGGCGATGGAGATCTACAGCCGGCTCGGCGACTCCTGGGGCATGGTCGAGGCGCTCGCCGCCCAGGCCGAGACCTCCGGCTTCGCCGGGGACAGCCTGGTCGCGGTCGCCCGGTACCGGCGGGCGATCGAACTGGCCCTGGAGCTCGGCGCGCCGCAGGAGGTGCCGATGCTCCAGGTGCGGCTCGGCGAGGCGCTGCTGGAGCACGACGAGGCCGCCGGCGAGCGGCAGATCCGCGAGGGGCTGGCCGGCGCGATCCGGCGCGGCCAGCAGGCCGACGGCGCCCAGCTGTTCGGCCACCTGATGCTCGGCGGCCTGTACGCCCACCGCGGCGAGTACCGGGCGGCGCTGGCCGAGCTCGACGCGATGCGGGGATCCCAGGTCGACCTGGCCCGGATGGTGCCGGCCCTGGTGAACGGCCTGGTCAGCTGCGCGGAGGCGACCGTGCGGGTGCGCTGCGGCGAGCTGGAGGAGGCGGTGGGCCTGCTGCGCCACGGGCTGTCCCTGCTGCGCGAGGTGCCGGAGTCGGCCAGCGCCTTCGCCCAGCAGATCACCGTCCAGCTGCTCCCGATGGCGGCCAGCGTGCTGAGCGCCCTGGCCGAGTGGGCCGACGACCGGGAGCCGGCCCGCCGGGCCGCGCTGCTGCTCGGCGCGCACGGCGGCCGGATGGGCCTGCAGAGCCTCTACCTGGAGAAACTGGAGCGGGAGCGCCGGGACGCCGTGCTGAACGAGCTGCTCGGCGTCGACGAGTACGCCCGGCTGCGCGCCCAGGGCCGCGAGCTGTCCTGGGAACAGACCGCGGCCCTGCTGGTGGACTTCTGA
- a CDS encoding MFS transporter, translated as MTTATGGAALHVPPHIHRRRWAILCTLILALLVVVLDSSILNVAMKTIATPAPVGLGASQSDLEWAINSYTLAFAGLLFTSGLLGDRFGRKKALLIGMLVFGVGSLLSAFATDSGQLIAYRGVMGVGGAFVMPATLAIIMNVFERHEQPKAIGVWAGAVGLAIAIGPITGGLLIEHFWWGSVFLVNVPIVVVALIAMSLLVPDSRDPNPGRLDPVGVLLSIIGLVALIYGIIKGGDLASVTDPRASVPFLIGVLALVAFVLYERKVTHPALDVSWFRNRVFSTSVGVIGIVFFALMGVSFFGVFYTQSVRGYSALQSGALMLPLACAQLLFAPRARLVVDRIGVRATCAGGMALIAVGFLGYLILGQSTPIWVLEVIGFVMGTGMAHVMPPVTVSIMGSLPREKAGAGSAVNNTFRQVGGSLGVAVLGAVLSTVYRNGIHDKLAPLPLPAGIKEKAGESIESTLALAQAAGPRGQALVQPAHDSFLHAMHMVAGLSAGITMVGALIAWFLLPARVAGPGGAPGKGGTPSDTDQPVAVVMD; from the coding sequence ATGACCACCGCCACAGGCGGCGCCGCACTCCACGTGCCGCCGCACATCCACCGCCGCAGGTGGGCGATCCTCTGCACGCTGATCCTGGCGCTGCTGGTGGTCGTCCTCGACAGCTCGATCCTGAACGTCGCGATGAAGACCATCGCGACCCCGGCCCCGGTCGGCCTCGGCGCGAGCCAGAGCGACCTGGAATGGGCGATCAACTCCTACACCCTGGCCTTCGCCGGACTGCTCTTCACCTCCGGCCTGCTCGGTGACCGGTTCGGCCGCAAGAAGGCGCTGCTGATCGGCATGCTGGTGTTCGGCGTCGGATCGCTGCTCTCCGCGTTCGCCACCGACTCGGGACAACTGATCGCCTACCGCGGCGTGATGGGCGTCGGCGGCGCCTTCGTCATGCCCGCCACCCTGGCGATCATCATGAACGTCTTCGAGCGCCACGAGCAGCCCAAGGCGATCGGCGTCTGGGCCGGCGCGGTCGGCCTGGCCATCGCGATCGGCCCGATCACCGGCGGCCTGCTGATCGAGCACTTCTGGTGGGGCTCGGTCTTCCTGGTCAACGTGCCGATCGTGGTGGTGGCGCTGATCGCGATGTCGCTGCTGGTGCCGGACTCCCGCGACCCCAATCCGGGCCGGCTGGACCCGGTCGGCGTGCTGCTGTCGATCATCGGCCTGGTCGCGCTGATCTACGGCATCATCAAGGGCGGCGACCTGGCCTCGGTCACCGACCCCCGGGCCTCGGTGCCGTTCCTGATCGGCGTGCTCGCCCTGGTCGCCTTCGTGCTCTACGAGCGCAAGGTCACCCACCCCGCGCTGGACGTCAGCTGGTTCCGCAACCGGGTGTTCTCCACCTCGGTCGGCGTGATCGGCATCGTCTTCTTCGCGCTGATGGGCGTCAGCTTCTTCGGCGTCTTCTACACCCAGAGCGTGCGCGGCTACAGCGCCCTGCAGTCCGGCGCGCTGATGCTGCCGCTGGCCTGCGCCCAGCTGCTGTTCGCGCCGCGGGCCCGGCTGGTGGTGGACCGGATCGGCGTCCGGGCCACCTGCGCCGGCGGCATGGCGCTGATCGCGGTCGGCTTCCTCGGCTACCTGATCCTCGGTCAGTCCACCCCGATCTGGGTGCTGGAGGTGATCGGCTTCGTGATGGGCACCGGCATGGCGCACGTGATGCCGCCGGTCACCGTCTCGATCATGGGCTCGCTGCCGCGCGAGAAGGCCGGCGCCGGCTCGGCCGTCAACAACACCTTCCGCCAGGTCGGCGGCTCGCTCGGGGTCGCCGTGCTCGGCGCGGTGCTCTCCACCGTCTACCGCAACGGCATCCACGACAAGCTCGCCCCGCTGCCGCTGCCGGCCGGGATCAAGGAGAAGGCCGGCGAGTCGATCGAGTCCACGCTGGCCCTCGCCCAGGCGGCCGGCCCGCGCGGCCAGGCGCTGGTGCAGCCCGCCCACGACTCCTTCCTGCACGCCATGCACATGGTCGCCGGGCTGTCGGCCGGCATCACGATGGTCGGCGCGCTGATCGCCTGGTTCCTGCTGCCGGCCCGGGTCGCCGGCCCGGGCGGCGCGCCCGGGAAGGGCGGCACGCCGTCGGACACGGACCAGCCGGTCGCCGTGGTCATGGACTGA